tttggtttgaaatttgtacaaacactattttgtttgccattcctcaattatcaacagtggcaaacgtgacaaacaatgtcaaacatcgaacatggaaaaaaattggctgaaatatttaaggtaatctacccatgtaccgacaggttcgaagaacatacCGAAGAAATATTTTATGCATccataactgaatatttgcttgtcgtgtttttttTCGGTACACGTTGGTCGAATTTTCTCTGTCAAAAAgaatcaaatatttggcttcggtcaaacagtgtatgagcacccttacgaatcatggttctgcttgacatatatgtTTATTAATCCAATATTCCTCCGTAAATTAGCAATGCAAGAACGAAGTGAATCATAAACATGAATTACTTTATCTAAATGTTGCCGGTTTATGCACACATTTCGACGAAATAGAATTActgttattcaacaaaaaaccgAAAGTATTAGTTATGGTTGAAACACACCTTACAGAAATGTCTGATTTAAGTGGAATTAATGTTGTTGAATACACAATGGTGAATTGCTTGTCCAGATCTGTGCATACTGGAGGCGTATCCATGTACATTTGTAGCTCGTTGAGGTTTAAAGAAATATCTAACGAGATCTGTGGAGATAATTGGTTTCTGGCTGTAGAAATTCTTGGCATCTAAAATGCCTGGAATATACCATTCACCTAGTAGTAGTGACAAGGACTTTTTGGTATTTTTGGAagatgtcttcttcttcttggatgacattaacgttcccagtggaacatttgccttctcaacgtaagtattacttgcgtcagattttattagtagtacttagtactTAGAAAacgagatatatatatatatatatctgatAATAGCGAAACGCACTAGAAGCATTGACAAATGGAACACATACAGAATATGGAGAAATGTTTACGTGCGTGAATTGAAGaactttaaccctcctgtactcgcgtgcaaaatcataatacgtatactcgcgcacggtgtcacagaccgaaaattgaacttctctgtaatgttgccattgtgtatttttcaggctttattggcatttactGCAAGAAGAGGGTATAACTAAATGGAAAAACTCCAAAACATACGTTTTCTTTGTCTTTatcatgttttaatagtcatctaattcagcctcctcaaaacagagtaatttttgatactccaacacaaataacgaaattcgattttttcactgttattaattaaaagtaagcaactgaatataattcatggaagtataaaaagctataaaataacataaaaatgtattgatcgattgtggtttcattggagtaagaatcagaacatagcataactacctgttcgaaacaaacatattttttacatttcatgcaattgTTGCGTGTTCTTTTATgaaagtattttattttatcGGGTCTTtaatcgaagagaagaatgtataccgACCTTATggataatcaccagatgataaaggttctagaatataaagtttgcatatttctaatattctttgcctCTGTACTCtttgtaaactaagaattaatgcctttttatagatagggcataaaaagatgatattaaaggatttctaggaacttcattttctttctcttgttctcttgttgATATTGttcatcataaaaaaaatccccGAAATTGTAACTggtaaaaattaccataagccaccgattagtttatagtttactgtttacaactcttccacaagtgaaattctttcacaattgtgtatatgtatgaccattatatttagcgaataactatacgaaagtcaaatatttatattttgcttttgaacgtatgaatctaacgacgaataggtAATATTTGGATCCGTTCAGTCCAGTTAaaaaaaagggactgaaatcaaataagaatagtccggtaatgatcttatgcattatatttaataaatattccacgccacttctcctaaaaatatgtcacccttctaaactcgagtacaccgcgagtaataggttttccaccttactaaccatagatgtaagaaaattgtttatatatatagttttaaaattatatttaagaattcggctcctttaaacttaagttactgagccagcaaaaataaacgaatcaaatatatctagaatatgaaaaaagccacttgtccaaaaaagttactcctatactcatACGCCTGACATACGCCCCCTTTGtatcaacacatgcgatacgctaaacgatgacgaatgactaataacgaagctagagagaaaccaatgcgcgagtataggagtgttaaaaataaatttgttcaatGTGAAAAAAGTGCTGTTCAAAATGATCCGAAAAAGctgtggaaaaaaatcaaaatgttaTGTAACCCGGGCGGTAATAATGAATTGGAGTCGTTTTTGACGGTGATACGGACAGTGACATTAGAACAGCAGAAAAACTTAACATTGTTTTTACGTCAAGTGTGCAAGAAATTCAAAGAAGTATTGTTTCTCCATCGACACAACTAAATTTTACTTTCCCTATTCTGCCTTCACCTGTGAATATGTTTCCAATGTACGAGAAAATCTTAGAAATCGTAATAAAGGAACAACTTTTGGAACATATTACAAAAAATGGATACTGGTTGATGATCAATCTGGATTCAGAAAATACCATTCATGTGAAACGTCTCTCAAGTTGTTGCTTTTAAATCAGGCTACAGTGAAAACAGGCTATCGAAAGCAAAAAAGTTGTTCTGGCCGGATTTATTGATTTTAAAAGAGCTTTCGATACGATTGATCGGCGATAGTTAATAGAATTGCCTTCCAGTTATTGTGTAGCAGGATCTATAATAAACTGGTTTGAGAGTTACCTCTACGACCGAACACAGATCACTACTTACAGAGACTGTAAATCATCGGCGGAACCAGTAAATTtgggtgtgcctcaaggaagtgttctggggcctCATTTGTCCTTGCTATACATTAACGATATTAAACAGGTGTTAAACAATAGTGACGTGAATTTATTTGCTGACGACAATGTGATATTTGTTGTGGAACACACGTTGCAAGgttgttacataaaaatgaaccatgaactgcggactcaattcacttcattttcaagcaaattcatgcatgcttTCAagtgatttcttgcaataaattctcagaccaccagagatgccacatttacaaatatgtttattaatttacagacatatctgtaaaacactttttatttttgttgtagactttttggatataacaatatttcacaggtttttgaaaaataggaggctttattcatcacatccaagacatttgacttaccatatgacatttttccatagttttaatacagaaaagttttttttttcattaattcgtttatttttactggctcagttacataagtttaaaggagctgaATTCTTAGCTAAACATATTAACTATATCTATATATCCATGAACaatttttcttaattctattgttaataaggtagaaaaccgattaatcgcggtagactcgagtttagaagggtgacatatttttatcaggaataggatgggatataaggatatgttgacaatgttcacactcacactctcactcacactcatcacactcaattcttcaacctatcttatatctactatgtatttacatttcaactaaatacagaaaagttattatatttagtttatatcaatatacatgacgttagaccagcgatactcaacctgcggcccggcagactttctggttggcccatctggtgtgtatgaagtttgaaactcatacacataagtacttttgccctgacatcattgcagacgaacgAGAGGATACGATTATTcacaatcaatgaaaaattgcTTCCTTTGCAGGtatggaaaaatcttgaacgaaaattgtctctgataattattttctgttatggataagattgttttgctgaaattgaaggagatttatagaaaaatagttaagttagggtcaggactatgtcttctaagtatttaaacaacatcgaataacattttttattctattttcaacaacttacatttgctttcgggtctgctcatgacgaaatatgggttactgttcgatattgttaccacagacatggttcacggccgtgtggtgatctaaagcTTGTATAGCCTttcatggcggatggaaaatatacactgcattttcttataaacttcaccaacgacaagaccgcaagtcttggtggatgtccaacatatcaacgaagaaatactgatttttataaaatttaacAAGGCGTATGTATAtttatgtgtatgtatgtatgtgtagatcgttgaaacatttaaacacacttacaacacataagttattttttattttacaattaacaatattttttatgacagaacaacgtttgccgggtatatatacagccattccaaggaaaaccgatatagtggttctcagattttcgtcaaaagtggtaattttgttttttatcgcaaaacattagacccgtattttttattttttcagtagggtgcccatttccattttagggtggttcgaaaaatatttttttttccactttttcccaaaaatgacaaatgaaaatcataacttttgaatcactgaaccgatttaaataatcgacatataaaattgaaactaatgacctagccttttattaaaaaatatttaacttgcgaaaaaaataattatattttagtaattattgattgtagtagtttttttttatgactttggactagagggcgccatattttttaatatgtttttatGAAAGCTGGAATTTTTTACATCACatttctcgatatcagagatgctattttttcgttttttagatatgatttgaaaaatcattttaccccctttgtccaaatataacattctgcaaaaaatcataacatttgaattactgaaccgagatgatcgatatattaaatttaagccaataagcaaatttgaaaaaatatcacacttgcgggaagatcggattctagtcgcataggtctagctTAGtaacataggaatattgatcgaagactgaaaacatgttaaatttacaaaattataatttaaaaacgataattatagcatctctgatatcgagatatgttaggtaaataatcctcagctttccataaaaagtATAACAAAagatagcgctcctatctttaaccgagaaaactatgaaaaactaactcaatcaataattacaaaaacaaaaattattttttttcgcaaaagtaatgttttttcaaagagaaataactcgtaagctttaatttgatatgtcgatgatatgaatcggtccaatagttcaaaagttatgaggaaaaatggggaaaaattgtttttcaaaccatcgattagttttgaaaaatcatacttcaaaaacgaaaaaaattacatctctgatatcgagatattttatgtaaaaaattctcagctttcaagaaaaaatattgaaaaatatagcgccccctagtccaaagccatgaaaacattaaaaaacgactatgtttagtgcaaaataaaaactgttattttaaaaaacacTATTTAATTATAGCAAATAATTGTTTAATTTATAACGGAATTAATTGTTAATAAAGAGCTTAATAAAAGGAACCGTCTCGACGACGGACCGATCCCGGCGACGTGTAGAGAATGTACTGTCGGTGGATCAAAGTCCGAGCGATGTCCAGTCCAGCATCCAGTACGATCGACCTCGATCATGCTCGTAGCCTCACGTTCGTGAATTTTATCTCCCTCTCTCGATCAAGTCGGTATACCAGCGCAGCCGTTGACCACTCGCATTCGGGATGAACGCAGGCCTTCTTATGTGTGTGGGATGTCACATTCATAGACGTCGCGTTTCGACCGATGAGTGGCATTGTGGTCTATTTGCGTTTTATATGCAAACATCCTGCCTCCCCCAGAAATAGCCATTTCTGGACGTTACTGCTGAAGTACGACGCTGCTTTACAGGGCTTGGTTCTGTCGCTGTTGCCCATGGGATGCTCGTAGATTCCGCCGTCGATGTCCGCCTCGGTTAGATGATTGAAGAgtacatgtaaaaaaaattaagacccGGTAGATCCGGAGGAAACTGGTAACGCATTGGACAGGTCCTTACCTTGGACCCAAGGATATTGGGCCTTGTAATTTCAATTTCTCTGGTAACTTTGTCAGCTTATCGTTGTTGACAGTTTCGCCGTCGTTGACGTTTTCTTCGTTGGATGAGAAGACAGGAAGAAGACACAGCTTCGCAATTGGACGAATGATGAACCCGCGAGCTGTTTGTAGCGTCACAACCCGGACAACGCCGTCCTTGCCGGGGTGCAATTCATGAATTCGGCCGGTTGGTCATCGCATCGGAGAAATATTCTCCTCTTTTATGTTGACAAGTCGGTTCTTTTCGATGTGTACCGGTGGGTTGCACCACTTGGCTCTGGGCTGCAACGTAGCCAAATATTCCAGGTGCCATCGATTCCATATTTCCTGGAACATTTTCTGTGTCTGCTGCCATTGAGTCAACCGATTGTACTGAACTGAGTCGAGATTGACATCTGGAATTGCCTTTAATTCCGAACCCACAAGGAAATGCCTCGGGGTAAGTGGAGCAAGATCGGATGGGTCGTCGCTTAGAGGTGTAAGCGGACGGGAGTTTAAGCAGCATTCTATCTGCGCTAGGAGAGTCTCCATGTCGTCGTACGCCAGTACTCGAGGGCCTAGTACCCGAGTGAAATGCTTCTGCGCCGATTTTATTGCCGCCTCCCACAGTCCGCCAAAATGAAAGCCTTTGGGAGGGTTAAAGTGCCAACGGATGCCGTTTTCCGTGCACTCTCGAGCTACCTGACCTTTGTGCTCTGCGCTTTGCAAAAGGTGTTTTAGCTCGCCGGCTGCGCCCACAAAATTCTTCCCGTTGTCTGTGTAGACGTCAGAGCATAGACCACGCCGGGATACAAATCGTCGGAAGGCTTGTAGAAATTTTGCGGTGGTCAAGTTTGCAACGATTTCGAGGTGTACCGCCTTCGTCGTAAAACAGACGAATACGGCAACGTATGTTTTGATGGGTGCATCGCGTCTATGCCGTGGTTGAATGTAGATTGGTCCCCAAAAGTCTATGccaacttttgaaaaaggtcGAGACGCAGTTACACGAGCAGCCGGGAGCTCGGACATAAACTGCTCGATGAGCGTCGGTCGAGCGCGTACGCAGGTGACGCATTTGTGTACGATCTGCTTAGCCGCCCCTCTTCCGCCCAAGAGCCAGTAACGAATACGAATTGTGTTGATCATCAGCTGCGCGGCAGCATGCAGAAGTTTCTGGTGATATGACAATAGTAGCAGTGTTGACAGATAATGAGAGCCTGGCAGCAGGATTGGGTGCTTGAAGTCTTCATGTCGTGTCGACTGTCCCAAGCGACCGCCGATCCGGATGATTCTGTCGTTGGGTGAGAGCATTGGGTGAAACCATTTTAGTCGAGAGCTTTTCAGAACTGGCTGTCCATTTTCCAACCGTTTCCATTCGTCGGAGAAGCATTGTTGCTGTAGTAATCGGATGAGCGCATGTTCGGCAGTCTTGAGTTCATCGGTCGTAAGGAAGGTAAATTTGCGAATTTTCGTTGGTATTCGCAGAAACGAAAAAAGCGACGCCAATAGGCAGTGATTCGTATCATCTTTGAGTAGCTAGAGAATTTTGCTGTATATTCGTCGATGAACGAGAGTGTGGTAGTGGCAGTAGTGGAGATTGCAGCAGTCTTCCGTCGTTCCGCATTGCTTTGATCGGTAGGTCCGCAGTGTTGTCCGTTAACAGGCCAGTGCTCTTTTTCCTGCTGCAGCCACCCTGGACCCTTCCACCAGAGTTTGTTGAAGATGAGATCTGAAGCCATGCAACCACGAGAGATGACGTCAGCTGGGTTCTCCAGTCCGGCTATATGGTTCCAAGAACAGTGCTGCGTCGCGTACTGAATCTTAGACACCCTGTTTGCGACAAACGTTGTCCAAGTAGACGGAGTTGCTTTGAGCCAACTGATGACTGTCGTGGAGTCAGTCCAGAAAACAGTAGAAAACGTAATCTGAAGAGAAGCGGCGATTCGCTGGTACAACTCAGCAGAGAGTAGAGCGCCACACAGTTCGAGTCTAGGTGTGCTCTGTTTCTTCAGAGGAGCAATTCTGGACTTTGACGTCAGAAGTGTGATTTTGATTTATCCACTGTTACTGACGGACCTCAAGTAGGCACACGCACCGTATCCGATGTACGAAGCATCCGAGAACAGATGCAGCTCAATCTCGACCGAGTTTGGGAGAAGAACATAACGATCGATACTCAATTCATTCAACGCAGGTAGATTTGAGTGGTAGTTGATCCATTGATCCCGTAGACTGGATGGAAGCTCTCGATCCCATTCCCAAATCGTTCCGCTCTCGTCCCGAAGCGTCCAGAGTGTTTGCATGAACGCTTTGGCCGTTACGACGACTGGACCGACGAGTCCCAATGGATCGAAGAGCTGAGTGATATACGACAGCGTTTGACGCTTCGTGAGCACGACGTTTGATGACAGAAGAAGCTCAATTTTAGACTTATAACGATCGGATACTGGTTCCCAGTGCAAACCGAGCGTTTTGATTATTTGGTCACGATCGAGATCGATTGAGTGTTGAAGAGCGCGGTTCTCAGGCGGAATACCCTCAAGAACGGCCTCAAAATTAGATGCCCACTTTCTCAGCTGGAAGCCTGCACTGGAAAGCATGCCTTCGATTTGTTCCCGTAGCTTGATTGTCTCTGTCACGGTAGCAGCTCCCGAAAATAAATCGTCCACGTAAAAATCACTTTCAACTACCTTCGCTGCTACTGGGAAATTTCTCGCTTCGTCGCTTGCTAACTGCTTCAAGACCCGAGTAGCCAGATAAGGAGCCGATGATGTCCCATACGTGACGGTTCGGAGAACGTATGTTTGAAGTGGTTCGTCCCGAGAAAATCGCCAGAATATGTACAGGTACGCATAGTCTTCGGGGAAGTGTAGAACTTGGCGATACATT
The Toxorhynchites rutilus septentrionalis strain SRP chromosome 2, ASM2978413v1, whole genome shotgun sequence genome window above contains:
- the LOC129767068 gene encoding uncharacterized protein LOC129767068 — translated: MLSPNDRIIRIGGRLGQSTRHEDFKHPILLPGSHYLSTLLLLSYHQKLLHAAAQLMINTIRIRYWLLGGRGAAKQIVHKCVTCVRARPTLIEQFMSELPAARVTASRPFSKVGIDFWGPIYIQPRHRRDAPIKTYVAVFVCFTTKAVHLEIVANLTTAKFLQAFRRFVSRRGLCSDVYTDNGKNFVGAAGELKHLLQSAEHKGQVARECTENGIRWHFNPPKGFHFGGLWEAAIKSAQKHFTRVLGPRVLAYDDMETLLAQIECCLNSRPLTPLSDDPSDLAPLTPRHFLVGSELKAIPDVNLDSVQYNRLTQWQQTQKMFQEIWNRWHLEYLATLQPRAKWCNPPVHIEKNRLVNIKEENISPMR